A genomic window from Sphingobacterium sp. BN32 includes:
- a CDS encoding phosphoribosyltransferase family protein, which yields MSSKKTLILNKEQILQKSKRIAYQIIEDNFDEPAIVLVGIADRGYVFAQRLQRLLLEIDPSRSVELLKVTIQKTKRSLESSTDLPIDTVKDKVVILIDDVLNSGRTLAYGLGVFLNVPLKRMRTAVLIDRSHHQFPVFSDYYGLKLSTILKEHVEVLLEEYDNTEDAAYLS from the coding sequence ATGTCATCTAAGAAAACGCTTATATTAAACAAGGAACAGATCCTTCAAAAATCAAAACGAATTGCTTATCAAATCATCGAAGATAACTTCGACGAACCTGCCATTGTATTAGTAGGAATTGCAGATAGAGGTTATGTTTTCGCGCAGCGCCTGCAGAGGTTGTTGTTAGAGATTGACCCCAGCAGATCCGTGGAATTATTGAAAGTTACGATCCAGAAGACAAAACGTAGTCTGGAGTCATCGACAGATCTACCGATTGATACAGTAAAAGATAAAGTGGTTATTCTAATTGATGATGTATTGAACAGCGGCAGAACGTTAGCTTATGGTTTAGGAGTGTTCTTGAACGTACCATTAAAGCGCATGAGAACTGCAGTGTTGATCGACCGTAGCCACCATCAGTTTCCGGTTTTCAGTGACTATTACGGATTAAAATTATCGACAATCCTCAAAGAACATGTGGAGGTATTGCTTGAAGAATATGACAATACAGAAGATGCGGCTTATTTATCATAA
- a CDS encoding class I SAM-dependent rRNA methyltransferase, with translation MNKIILNKGKDKAAWQLHPWIFSGAIARVSESLQNGDIVSVYNHDDEFIAYGMYNKQSRVAVRLLEWDPQKEISEGWWRDRLQRAVKNRTHLLNDKNNTVRLVFAEADFLPGLIADKYGDYISVQVHAAGMERVKAIVVDELQQLLNPKGVYERSDLKSREHEGLADTNGLLAGEMPPPFVDIIENGIHYQVNIVEGQKSGFYCDQRDNRYITSKYVKDKRVLDCFCYSGGFTLNAFREGAASVTSVDSSALAIETLQKNIQLNGFDSSKHIAVQSDVNKYLRELGEQREKFDLIILDPPKYAPSRSTLEKASRAYKDLNRRGLMLLNSGGLLATFSCSGAMDIDTYKQVLAWAALDAGKEIQFIYQYCQPEDHPVRASFPESEYLKGLLVRVL, from the coding sequence ATGAATAAAATAATCCTCAACAAAGGAAAGGATAAGGCGGCCTGGCAGTTACATCCTTGGATTTTCTCCGGTGCCATAGCTCGAGTGTCTGAATCTCTTCAAAACGGTGATATCGTTTCCGTATATAATCATGATGATGAATTTATTGCTTATGGAATGTACAATAAGCAATCGCGTGTGGCAGTACGTTTATTGGAGTGGGATCCACAAAAAGAGATCTCAGAAGGATGGTGGCGCGATAGATTGCAGCGAGCTGTCAAAAACAGAACTCACCTTTTGAACGACAAGAATAATACGGTTCGTTTAGTATTTGCCGAGGCGGATTTCCTGCCGGGGCTTATTGCTGATAAATATGGGGATTATATCTCCGTGCAGGTGCATGCTGCTGGGATGGAACGCGTAAAGGCGATTGTGGTGGATGAATTGCAGCAGCTTTTAAATCCGAAAGGGGTTTATGAGCGCAGCGATCTGAAATCAAGAGAGCATGAAGGCTTGGCAGATACCAATGGCTTATTAGCGGGCGAGATGCCTCCTCCATTTGTCGACATTATTGAAAATGGAATACATTATCAGGTGAATATCGTAGAAGGGCAGAAATCTGGATTCTATTGCGATCAACGCGACAATAGATATATCACCTCGAAATATGTTAAAGACAAGCGCGTATTAGATTGTTTTTGCTATTCGGGCGGATTTACGCTGAATGCATTTCGCGAAGGCGCCGCTTCTGTCACTTCTGTTGACAGCTCGGCTTTAGCGATCGAAACGCTGCAGAAGAATATTCAATTGAATGGATTTGATTCTTCAAAACATATTGCTGTACAGTCCGACGTCAACAAGTACCTTCGGGAGTTGGGCGAGCAGCGCGAGAAGTTTGATTTGATCATTTTGGATCCTCCGAAATATGCACCTTCACGATCCACACTAGAAAAGGCTTCGCGTGCCTACAAGGATTTAAACCGTAGGGGCCTGATGCTTTTGAACTCGGGCGGCCTATTGGCAACTTTTTCTTGCTCTGGAGCGATGGATATCGATACCTACAAACAGGTGTTAGCTTGGGCAGCGCTAGATGCAGGAAAAGAAATTCAATTTATCTATCAATATTGCCAACCAGAAGATCATCCTGTTCGAGCATCATTTCCAGAAAGTGAGTACCTAAAGGGACTATTGGTACGCGTACTTTAG
- a CDS encoding SGNH/GDSL hydrolase family protein codes for MNSRRDFLKKSILTVGTTAMGSALLHAEDFSSAKPKVGISINQNDVILFQGDSITDAGRKKDNLNPNEMNAFGGGYAMLAAGVLLNKFASKNIKIYNRGISGNRVPDLLNRWQADCIDLKPNIVSILIGVNDFWRTKDRGAINTPEQYKGQYKELLDKTLTALPNVKLIIGEPFGLKDVKHINDSWYPEFPKYQQAARDIAKEYKTAFIPYQDIFDKALKANTGAYWTTDGVHTSWAGANLMAESWLSQIKIG; via the coding sequence ATGAATTCAAGAAGAGATTTTTTAAAGAAAAGTATATTGACTGTGGGGACTACAGCCATGGGCAGCGCATTGTTGCATGCCGAGGATTTTTCATCTGCAAAACCTAAGGTTGGTATCAGCATTAACCAGAACGATGTGATTCTCTTTCAGGGGGATTCCATTACGGATGCGGGCCGGAAGAAAGATAACCTGAATCCGAATGAAATGAATGCCTTTGGTGGCGGATATGCGATGCTTGCTGCAGGCGTATTGTTGAACAAATTTGCAAGCAAGAACATCAAGATTTACAACCGTGGTATTTCCGGAAACCGCGTTCCTGATTTATTGAATCGGTGGCAAGCCGACTGCATCGATTTAAAACCCAATATTGTATCTATCCTGATCGGTGTCAATGATTTTTGGAGAACCAAAGATCGTGGTGCTATCAATACCCCAGAGCAATATAAAGGACAATATAAAGAGCTGTTGGACAAAACCCTAACCGCGCTGCCAAACGTGAAATTGATTATCGGCGAACCCTTCGGATTAAAGGATGTGAAACATATCAACGATAGTTGGTATCCTGAATTTCCGAAATACCAACAAGCAGCACGCGACATCGCAAAAGAATATAAAACGGCGTTTATTCCTTATCAGGATATCTTCGATAAAGCATTAAAAGCCAATACCGGTGCCTACTGGACTACCGATGGGGTGCACACCTCTTGGGCTGGAGCCAACCTAATGGCAGAAAGCTGGCTATCACAAATCAAAATCGGATAG
- a CDS encoding C40 family peptidase: MKTKKLVAAMLLIGLCLVSQAQTNSQKSSDPDNLAKEYFSQIMGVAANATTNTKLYQFVYEWLGTPYRLGGDSKRGIDCSKFSLAVYENVFNTTIGYNSRNQYQNVTPVRKGELEAGDLVFFKIRSKSITHVGVYLGDDKFAHASSSRGVMVSNLNEAYWKRYYYNGGRPKVDDAKIMTADANPKEKSNLN, translated from the coding sequence ATGAAAACAAAGAAACTAGTGGCAGCAATGCTTCTCATAGGCTTATGTCTAGTCTCGCAGGCACAAACCAATAGTCAAAAGTCATCTGATCCAGATAACCTAGCTAAAGAATACTTCTCTCAGATCATGGGCGTTGCGGCAAACGCAACTACAAATACCAAACTTTATCAATTTGTTTACGAATGGTTAGGAACTCCGTACCGCTTAGGTGGAGATTCTAAAAGAGGCATCGATTGTTCGAAGTTCTCCCTAGCTGTTTACGAAAATGTATTCAATACAACAATCGGATACAACAGTCGTAATCAGTACCAGAACGTAACGCCAGTTCGTAAAGGCGAGTTGGAAGCTGGAGATTTAGTATTTTTCAAAATCAGAAGCAAAAGTATTACGCATGTTGGTGTTTACTTAGGCGATGATAAATTTGCGCATGCATCTTCAAGCCGCGGTGTTATGGTTAGTAACTTAAACGAGGCGTATTGGAAAAGATATTACTACAATGGTGGCCGTCCGAAAGTTGATGATGCAAAAATCATGACGGCAGATGCTAACCCGAAAGAGAAAAGCAATTTAAATTAG
- a CDS encoding murein hydrolase activator EnvC, producing the protein MEFKKIVLSIFSIFLFVSVGFGQSSLELKKQRERLDKEIAELQKILSAKTQEKLLSQREVSALSKQLDLREDKISTINSELRIINNNIASNNKIVDKLKDELEKLRQDYEKMILFAFRNKNSYNKMMFIFASKDFNQAFKRVKYLQQFTDARKVKVSEIEGHKKQIELKLAQLQRDKQTQQALLKEQQAERNVIAKDKAAHSQQLSQIVKEERGFKGQLTKKQQEKRRLDAAIKSAIAREVEAARKAEEERRRRLAEAEAKKSGTTVAEAEKKIEKKTGSAVLNNSPEATKLSAGFSSNRGRLPWPVSQGNIVRNYGNVTVERGVRDFYDYIRIRTADNASVKSIFEGTVIRVINMGSSAVIVQHGEYLSVYSNLKSVSVRNGQKISTGTVIGTTDSDPDAGYSYVDLSVYRGQTHMNPSSWIAR; encoded by the coding sequence ATGGAATTTAAAAAAATCGTATTAAGTATATTTTCTATATTTCTTTTTGTTAGTGTAGGGTTTGGTCAAAGTAGCTTGGAGTTAAAAAAACAAAGAGAACGACTTGATAAGGAAATTGCTGAACTTCAGAAGATTTTAAGCGCCAAAACACAAGAGAAACTACTCTCCCAAAGAGAAGTTTCTGCGTTAAGCAAACAGCTAGATTTACGTGAGGACAAAATCAGCACCATCAATAGTGAGCTTCGTATCATCAACAACAATATCGCATCCAACAACAAGATAGTCGATAAACTCAAAGACGAATTAGAGAAGCTTAGACAGGATTATGAGAAAATGATCCTATTTGCGTTCCGCAATAAGAACTCATACAATAAGATGATGTTCATCTTCGCTTCCAAAGATTTCAATCAAGCCTTTAAGCGTGTGAAGTATCTGCAACAATTTACAGATGCACGTAAGGTGAAGGTTTCGGAGATTGAAGGCCATAAAAAGCAAATCGAGCTGAAGTTAGCTCAGCTACAACGCGATAAGCAAACCCAACAAGCCTTACTTAAAGAACAACAGGCGGAACGTAATGTAATTGCGAAGGATAAGGCTGCACACTCGCAGCAGTTAAGTCAGATTGTTAAGGAGGAGCGTGGATTTAAAGGACAGTTAACTAAGAAACAGCAAGAAAAACGTCGTTTAGATGCAGCTATTAAGTCGGCGATTGCTCGCGAAGTGGAAGCAGCTCGGAAAGCGGAAGAAGAACGCCGAAGAAGATTAGCCGAGGCGGAAGCTAAGAAGTCAGGAACTACAGTTGCTGAAGCAGAGAAGAAGATTGAAAAGAAAACAGGTAGTGCTGTATTGAATAACTCGCCAGAGGCCACCAAATTATCGGCAGGATTTAGCTCGAACAGAGGCCGCCTTCCATGGCCGGTAAGTCAAGGTAATATCGTGCGTAACTATGGTAATGTTACGGTAGAACGTGGTGTTCGCGACTTCTACGATTACATCCGTATTCGCACAGCGGATAATGCATCCGTGAAATCAATATTTGAAGGTACTGTCATTAGAGTAATTAATATGGGATCATCTGCTGTTATTGTTCAACATGGTGAGTATTTATCGGTTTACTCAAACCTGAAATCAGTATCGGTTCGTAACGGTCAAAAGATTAGTACAGGAACGGTAATCGGAACAACAGATTCGGATCCAGATGCTGGATATTCGTATGTAGACTTGAGTGTTTATCGCGGCCAGACCCATATGAATCCGAGCTCGTGGATAGCAAGATAG
- a CDS encoding twin-arginine translocase TatA/TatE family subunit produces MYTSGLLFIGTNEIIIIVVLALLLFGGKKIPELMRGLGRGVKEFKEGQKDGPDAENNPSNTANNDTVNNQR; encoded by the coding sequence ATGTATACATCGGGATTATTATTTATCGGTACTAACGAGATCATCATCATCGTAGTATTGGCATTATTATTATTCGGGGGAAAGAAAATTCCTGAATTGATGCGTGGATTGGGTAGAGGTGTTAAGGAATTCAAAGAAGGACAAAAAGATGGTCCTGATGCCGAAAATAATCCAAGCAACACTGCAAACAATGATACAGTTAACAACCAACGTTAA
- the thrC gene encoding threonine synthase, translated as MQFYSTNNKALRVSFQEAVFNSLPQDKGLYMPEVIPQLDPYFIKNIQQYSLQEIAFTIAKAFIGSDIPDADLKAIVDDAINFEAPVKFLDAETAVLELFHGPSYAFKDFGARFMSRVMGYFSKQGDQLLDVLVATSGDTGGAVASGFLGVEGTRVTILYPKGKVSKVQEEQLTTNGQNIRALEVEGTFDDCQALVKEAFNDPDLNNALRLTSANSINIARLIPQTFYYFWTYAQLKSQGMDEIVFTVPSGNFGNIGAGLLAYKMGLPVTHFVAATNVNDTVPRFLQNGVYEPKPSIQTLANAMDVGNPSNWARIQDLFGQDLEQLKAKVSSYTYTDEQILAGMEELFHKYKYVACPHTAIAYLASKAYRSEQPGEYASVFLSTAHPCKFPEAIKAEVFQHVTLPEGASSLAEKEKQAVEMPVDYKTFKTYLLVNN; from the coding sequence ATGCAATTTTACAGTACAAATAATAAAGCGCTTCGTGTTTCCTTTCAAGAGGCGGTATTCAACTCCTTACCGCAAGATAAAGGCTTGTATATGCCGGAAGTTATCCCTCAGCTTGACCCATATTTTATCAAAAATATTCAGCAGTATTCCTTGCAGGAAATTGCTTTCACCATCGCTAAGGCGTTTATCGGAAGCGATATTCCCGATGCAGACCTGAAAGCGATTGTCGACGACGCCATCAATTTTGAAGCGCCTGTTAAGTTTCTTGACGCCGAAACAGCTGTCTTGGAATTATTCCACGGACCGTCCTATGCGTTTAAAGATTTCGGGGCACGTTTCATGAGCCGTGTAATGGGGTATTTCTCAAAGCAGGGAGATCAATTGCTCGACGTTTTGGTAGCGACCTCAGGCGATACCGGCGGTGCGGTTGCCTCCGGATTTTTGGGTGTAGAAGGCACTCGTGTGACGATCTTGTATCCTAAAGGAAAAGTATCGAAAGTACAGGAAGAGCAGCTTACCACCAACGGACAAAACATTCGCGCCCTCGAGGTAGAGGGTACTTTTGATGATTGCCAAGCCCTGGTAAAAGAAGCATTCAATGATCCAGACCTGAATAATGCATTGCGACTGACATCGGCCAATTCAATCAATATTGCTCGCCTCATTCCGCAGACGTTTTACTATTTCTGGACCTACGCGCAATTGAAATCGCAAGGAATGGACGAAATTGTTTTCACCGTACCGAGCGGAAACTTCGGGAATATCGGTGCTGGCCTATTGGCCTATAAAATGGGACTTCCGGTTACACATTTCGTTGCAGCAACGAATGTCAACGATACAGTTCCACGCTTCCTACAAAACGGAGTATACGAACCTAAACCTTCCATACAAACCCTCGCAAATGCGATGGATGTAGGTAATCCAAGCAATTGGGCCCGCATACAGGATCTCTTTGGACAAGACCTCGAGCAGCTAAAAGCGAAGGTTAGTTCCTACACTTATACCGATGAGCAAATCTTAGCAGGAATGGAAGAATTGTTCCACAAATACAAGTATGTAGCTTGTCCGCATACGGCGATTGCTTACCTCGCATCCAAAGCTTATCGTAGTGAACAGCCTGGCGAATACGCATCGGTATTCCTATCTACAGCACATCCATGCAAATTCCCGGAAGCCATAAAAGCAGAGGTTTTCCAACATGTGACGCTGCCCGAAGGAGCTTCTTCTCTAGCAGAAAAAGAAAAGCAAGCCGTCGAAATGCCGGTAGACTATAAAACATTTAAAACTTATCTACTAGTGAATAATTAG
- the thrA gene encoding bifunctional aspartate kinase/homoserine dehydrogenase I: MKILKFGGTSVGSVESIQAVLKIVKASFDAGEKPLVVLSAMSGVTNLLTQMAEDAAAGKPFDEGLKQLEERHFDVVKKLIAVKYQNPVLTRLKLLFNELEELLQGVSALKELSNQSRDLIVSFGERCSNYLVAKVMEQEVPEAEYINASYYVKTDSNFGNAHLNEPLTTQLIQALSHTHADKLLFVTGFIGSNEQGRMTTLGRGGSDYTAAIFGSVLNASAIEIWTDVNGMLTADPRIVKKAFSLPVLSYTEAMELSYFGAKVIYPPTMVPAFLKKIPIVIRNTFQPELAGTVIQFESGKSSYPIKGISSIADVSVINLTGSGMVGKSGFSGRLFTLLAREQINVILITQSSSEHSITFAVNPSDAEKAVKLINTEFELELLANKLSAPVIEESLSILAIVGENMKRTPGMSGRLFHALGRNGINVRAIAQGSSEFNISVIINKEDLAKALNAVHDAFFAELKKTLHVFNLGTGNIGATLFKQLHEQHDFLLDHNDIEIKVVGLANSRRMLFDADGVDLSKWQAALDEQGEVADLATFVSKMQAMNLPNCVFIDNTASKLPATYYEEIFKSNISIVTCNKIANSGDYAQYRSLHETARKHGVDFFYETNVGAGLPIVRVLKDLMLSGDRILKIEAILSGTISYIFNNFHGDASFYDVVKKAQELGYTEPDPRDDLGGVDFMRKMLILARDAGHVIESTDVDLGNILPENCLKASSVDEFYTELLKSDDYFNNLKDQAAKEGKVIRYIGNLEDGKVSISLQMVDETHPFYALSGSDNIISFTTERYKERPLVVKGPGAGAEVTAGGVFADLVNVGAK; encoded by the coding sequence ATGAAAATCTTAAAATTTGGCGGAACATCCGTAGGTTCCGTAGAGAGCATCCAGGCCGTGTTAAAAATAGTGAAAGCTTCTTTTGACGCTGGCGAAAAACCTTTAGTCGTATTATCAGCCATGTCAGGGGTCACCAACCTGTTAACACAGATGGCTGAAGATGCAGCAGCTGGAAAGCCGTTTGACGAAGGTTTAAAGCAATTAGAAGAAAGACACTTCGATGTGGTTAAAAAACTAATTGCTGTAAAATATCAGAATCCTGTTCTGACACGCTTAAAGTTGCTTTTCAACGAGTTAGAAGAACTTTTACAAGGAGTGTCCGCGCTAAAGGAATTGAGCAATCAAAGTCGAGACCTAATTGTTTCCTTTGGAGAGCGCTGCAGCAACTACCTTGTCGCCAAAGTCATGGAACAGGAAGTCCCGGAAGCTGAGTACATCAACGCTTCCTATTATGTGAAGACAGACTCCAATTTCGGGAATGCCCACCTCAACGAACCACTAACCACCCAACTCATCCAAGCCCTTTCTCACACCCACGCCGATAAACTCCTCTTTGTAACAGGATTTATCGGGTCGAACGAGCAGGGACGTATGACGACCTTGGGTCGCGGTGGTTCAGATTATACTGCGGCAATCTTCGGATCGGTTCTAAATGCATCAGCAATCGAAATCTGGACTGACGTAAATGGAATGTTGACCGCAGATCCGAGAATCGTGAAAAAGGCTTTTTCACTGCCTGTATTGTCTTATACCGAAGCCATGGAGCTGTCGTACTTTGGCGCGAAAGTAATCTATCCGCCGACCATGGTGCCTGCTTTCTTGAAGAAGATTCCAATTGTTATCCGCAATACATTTCAGCCAGAGCTTGCAGGAACCGTTATTCAATTTGAAAGCGGAAAGTCTTCCTACCCAATCAAAGGTATTTCCTCCATCGCCGACGTATCCGTAATCAACCTGACAGGTAGCGGAATGGTAGGGAAATCAGGGTTTAGTGGGCGTCTGTTCACCTTGTTGGCCAGAGAGCAAATCAATGTGATCCTGATTACACAATCTTCGTCTGAGCATAGTATCACCTTCGCAGTCAATCCTAGCGACGCAGAGAAGGCTGTAAAGCTCATAAACACCGAGTTTGAATTGGAACTATTGGCTAATAAACTTTCAGCGCCTGTAATTGAAGAAAGCCTATCAATCCTGGCTATCGTTGGAGAGAACATGAAGCGCACACCGGGTATGTCGGGCCGCCTTTTCCATGCTTTGGGAAGAAATGGTATCAATGTTCGCGCGATCGCACAAGGGTCGTCCGAATTCAATATATCGGTTATTATTAATAAAGAGGACTTAGCAAAAGCATTAAATGCCGTTCATGACGCCTTCTTTGCCGAGCTCAAGAAAACACTACACGTGTTCAATTTAGGAACCGGCAATATCGGTGCAACGTTATTCAAGCAGTTACACGAACAGCACGATTTTCTATTGGATCATAACGATATTGAAATCAAAGTTGTTGGTTTGGCGAACTCCCGCAGAATGCTTTTCGACGCGGATGGCGTAGATTTATCGAAATGGCAAGCAGCTCTGGACGAGCAAGGCGAGGTTGCAGACTTAGCAACTTTCGTTAGTAAGATGCAAGCTATGAATCTGCCGAACTGTGTGTTTATTGATAATACCGCAAGCAAATTACCGGCGACCTACTACGAGGAGATCTTCAAATCTAACATCTCGATCGTTACTTGCAATAAAATCGCAAATTCAGGAGATTATGCGCAGTACCGCTCCTTGCATGAAACAGCAAGAAAGCATGGCGTAGACTTCTTTTATGAAACCAACGTTGGAGCTGGCCTACCGATTGTACGCGTATTGAAGGACCTGATGCTTAGTGGCGACCGTATCCTGAAGATTGAGGCTATTCTATCCGGCACCATCTCCTATATTTTCAATAACTTCCATGGCGATGCCTCTTTCTACGATGTCGTGAAGAAAGCGCAGGAGCTGGGATATACCGAGCCTGATCCACGCGATGACTTAGGCGGCGTAGATTTTATGCGCAAGATGCTTATCCTTGCTCGCGACGCAGGCCACGTTATTGAGTCCACAGACGTTGACTTAGGAAATATCCTTCCGGAAAACTGCTTAAAAGCGAGTTCCGTAGATGAGTTTTATACAGAATTATTGAAGTCTGACGATTACTTCAACAATTTGAAAGATCAAGCCGCCAAAGAAGGGAAAGTTATCCGTTATATCGGTAACTTAGAAGATGGAAAAGTATCGATCAGCTTACAGATGGTTGATGAAACACATCCATTCTATGCGCTTTCAGGAAGTGATAATATCATTTCTTTCACAACGGAGCGTTATAAAGAAAGGCCATTAGTCGTCAAAGGGCCTGGAGCGGGTGCGGAGGTGACAGCCGGAGGCGTTTTCGCCGATCTAGTGAATGTAGGCGCTAAATAA
- a CDS encoding homoserine kinase has protein sequence MMTNQDSIMEEKHKVDFEKIKQEVRVFAPATVANMICGFDILGFAVDFPGDEVLMRRTEKPGVTIKAIHGDEGRLPLDPEKNTVSACVQMLLAHLDLSDSIGVEIELTKHMPIGSGLGSSSASTVAGLFAINSLLGEPLSKEELMPFCVEGERLACGHGHADNVAPALMGGITLIRGYEPLDMISLPVPEDLVAGIVFPQVDVPTRDARQLIKEKVSLKDAVVQWGNIAGLVAGLYRSDYDLISRSMHDVLIEPTRAILIPEFYAMKEIALSCGVLSFGISGSGPSVVAISRGKEAAQQAVDKIQAHLTSHGIESLQYVSSVNVAGPKVINLK, from the coding sequence ATGATGACTAATCAAGATTCCATCATGGAAGAGAAACATAAAGTAGATTTTGAAAAGATAAAGCAAGAAGTTCGTGTGTTTGCTCCCGCAACGGTTGCCAACATGATCTGCGGATTTGATATCCTCGGGTTTGCAGTGGACTTCCCGGGCGACGAGGTACTGATGCGAAGAACCGAAAAACCAGGGGTTACTATTAAAGCAATTCATGGCGATGAAGGACGCCTTCCTTTAGATCCAGAAAAAAATACTGTCAGTGCCTGCGTTCAGATGTTATTGGCGCATTTGGATCTCAGCGACAGCATCGGGGTGGAAATTGAATTAACGAAGCATATGCCGATTGGCAGTGGCTTAGGTTCTAGTTCCGCGAGTACGGTTGCAGGTCTTTTTGCGATCAATAGCCTACTGGGCGAACCCCTAAGCAAGGAAGAGCTAATGCCATTTTGTGTGGAAGGCGAACGCCTGGCTTGCGGGCATGGACATGCCGATAATGTCGCTCCGGCATTAATGGGCGGCATTACCCTCATTAGAGGATATGAGCCGCTGGATATGATCAGTCTGCCCGTGCCCGAAGATTTGGTAGCGGGGATTGTATTCCCTCAAGTTGATGTGCCGACTAGAGATGCTAGACAATTGATTAAAGAGAAGGTTTCTTTAAAAGATGCTGTCGTGCAGTGGGGCAATATCGCTGGGCTTGTTGCCGGCCTCTACCGAAGCGATTACGATTTAATTAGCAGGAGCATGCATGATGTGCTTATCGAGCCGACCCGCGCAATCCTGATTCCTGAGTTTTATGCAATGAAGGAAATCGCCCTTTCATGCGGCGTGCTCAGCTTCGGTATATCAGGCTCCGGACCATCTGTTGTTGCCATTAGTAGAGGTAAAGAAGCAGCGCAGCAGGCCGTAGATAAAATCCAAGCGCATCTAACATCGCACGGAATCGAGAGTTTGCAATATGTGTCCTCCGTCAATGTCGCGGGTCCTAAAGTAATCAACCTAAAATAA
- a CDS encoding lytic transglycosylase domain-containing protein: MNKKISFLVTIGLSVLKLSVAQEVRTDLHTFNDSFQNQVIDQVEKERELIYSHLDSVKQKAGGTTDFSAEDVNIAQRINRLQKTIPLEYNDRVKVYLDKYISRNYKPYMEKLLGLGNYYFPIYDQIFAEQGIPDEVKYLSVVESSLNPHTVSTSGAVGPWQFIYGTAKIYNLTMDGGFDERKDVYSTTYAVSSYLKEAHDEFNDWLLALASYNCGRGCVRRAIQRSGLVNPNYWELSPFLPKETQNYIPKFIAMTYVLNHAELYGLVPQQNDLMTDHKVLMVDKAVSLSNVAQGLNCSADLLKQLNPGYKGAVVSGSAAKPRRLIIPYHESMSDSLIYAALNNQRVEVMQALASVESDDEQRHQVKRGETVASIAKEYGVSVQQIRTWNRLSAQSSITGRNLILSKGVDSKMAKNVIAATKTKASAKSNPTFVSYTVRKGDTLSDIADKHRGSSVNRIKSDNNIRGSHLKIGQKLKIYKGKG, from the coding sequence ATGAACAAAAAAATTAGTTTTCTTGTTACAATAGGCCTAAGTGTTTTGAAATTAAGTGTGGCACAAGAAGTTCGAACGGACTTGCATACGTTTAACGATTCATTTCAAAACCAAGTTATTGATCAAGTGGAAAAAGAGCGCGAGTTAATTTACTCTCATCTTGATTCCGTTAAACAAAAAGCAGGAGGGACGACCGATTTCTCCGCAGAAGATGTTAACATCGCACAGCGAATTAACCGTCTTCAGAAGACAATTCCATTAGAATACAACGATCGGGTAAAGGTGTATCTTGATAAGTACATTTCAAGAAACTACAAGCCTTACATGGAAAAGTTGCTCGGACTGGGTAATTACTATTTCCCAATCTACGATCAGATATTTGCCGAGCAGGGAATTCCCGACGAAGTCAAATATCTATCTGTTGTAGAATCTTCTCTGAACCCTCATACTGTTTCTACTTCAGGAGCAGTTGGTCCATGGCAATTTATCTACGGTACGGCAAAGATCTACAATCTGACGATGGATGGTGGTTTCGACGAGCGTAAGGATGTCTATTCAACTACCTACGCTGTGTCTTCTTATTTGAAGGAAGCACATGACGAGTTCAATGATTGGTTGCTAGCCTTAGCATCTTATAATTGCGGAAGGGGTTGTGTGAGGAGAGCTATTCAGCGTTCTGGATTAGTGAATCCAAATTACTGGGAACTGTCTCCATTTTTGCCGAAAGAGACGCAAAACTATATTCCGAAATTTATTGCAATGACCTATGTCCTCAATCACGCTGAGCTTTATGGCTTAGTGCCCCAACAGAATGATCTAATGACCGATCATAAGGTGTTGATGGTTGATAAAGCGGTTAGTTTGAGCAATGTTGCGCAGGGCCTTAATTGTTCCGCGGATTTATTGAAGCAGTTGAATCCTGGTTATAAAGGGGCAGTTGTGTCTGGATCGGCAGCGAAGCCTCGCCGACTTATTATTCCTTATCATGAATCCATGTCGGATTCGCTGATCTATGCAGCGCTTAACAATCAACGCGTTGAAGTTATGCAAGCGTTGGCATCCGTAGAGAGCGATGATGAGCAAAGACATCAAGTAAAACGCGGAGAAACCGTAGCAAGTATCGCTAAGGAGTATGGTGTCTCTGTACAGCAAATAAGGACCTGGAACAGACTTTCGGCTCAAAGTAGTATTACGGGTAGAAATCTGATTTTAAGCAAAGGAGTGGATAGCAAAATGGCTAAAAACGTTATTGCTGCTACGAAGACCAAGGCAAGTGCGAAGAGCAATCCTACTTTCGTTTCATATACCGTAAGAAAAGGTGATACACTATCCGATATTGCAGATAAACATCGCGGTTCTTCAGTGAATCGTATCAAGTCGGACAATAATATCCGAGGAAGCCATTTAAAGATTGGCCAGAAACTAAAGATTTACAAAGGAAAAGGCTAG